The DNA segment GTGTCCTTGATGCCGCGATCTCGCAGATACTTGTTGAATCGAGCCTGATAAATGGCCATGATCGGCCCCAAGCCCATCGACACTGTGGGGAACTCCCAAAAATCTGGCATCAACCAAGGATGCGGATAACTGCTCAGACCACGGACCGTTTGCAGTTCACGCCGAAAGCATTCCAAGTTCTCTTCCGTTAAGCGTCCTTCCAAATAAGCGCGAGCATACATGCCTGGAGATGCGTGGCCTTGGAAGTAAACAATGTCGCCATCGTAGCCGGAGGGGCCGCGACCACGGAAGAAGTGATTGAAGCCCACTTCGTACAGCGTGGCACTGGAAGCAAACGTGCTGATATGTCCGCCGATGCCATCGTATTTCTTGTTGGCCCGTTGCACCATGGCCATCGCATTCCAACGAATGATGCTTTTGATGCGTCGCTCGATCTCGCGATTGCCCGGGTAGGCCGGTTGCTTGTGACGCGGGATAGTGTTGATGTACGGAGTGTTTACCTCCAGAGGCACATCCACGCCTTCACGGCGAGCCTTGGTGTCCAACGCCTTAAGCAAATACTTGACCCGATCGCCGCCTTTGCTCTTCAGAACATAGTCCAGCGAGGCCATCCACTCAGCCGTCTCCACTGGGTCAATGTCGATTGGCTGAGTCACCTCACCAGCCAACTCGCCCATCGGGAGTTCGCTATTGGTGTCGTTTGTGTCACGATCTACTATCGACATGAACTCGACTCCTACCTGATATGTGTCGCATGGCCTTAGCCACGCAGAACTGCGAACGTGTTGTTCCAGAGCTTCTAAAGTTGGCTAACCGCTGTTGATATCTCAAACGGTTCTGTAAGTACACAGCAGATTCGGCGGACCACAACCAACTGCCAAGCGCTACTTAGATTGTCCGCGATTGAGCCCGATTATCCAAGACCGATTCCTACCAGTCCCCTTCGATTACCCACTTCGCTGGGATTGCTTTCCAGTTAGCTTACGGGACACTCTGCCCACATCGCTAGCAGCTCAATGGCGTGCTCAACGGCATAAGACATTTCGTCCAAAGACGCAAATTCCAGCACACTGTGCACATTGTGCTGTCCAACAGACAAATTGGGAGTAGGCAATCCCATGGCGGTGAAGTGTGCCCCATCGGTTCCACCGCGAATCGCTGACAAACAGGGCTGTTTTCCCAATCGCTGATGCGCTTGAACAGCCAGCTCGACCGCAAGTGGACAGTTACGCAGTCCCTCCGCCATATTGCGATATTGCTGTTGCCGGTTGATCGTGAACTGTAGGCCGGGAATTCGGCTGCTGATTTCCTTCGCCAGCGTCCCCACCAGGTCAGCGTAATCCCCTAGCTTGGACGTCTCAAAGTCGCGCAGCAGGATGTGAGCGCGCGCCTCCCCTACTCCGCCGGTCATCAGGTAGGGATGCAAGAAGCCTTGCCTGTCGCAAGTTGTTTCGGGCGTCAATCGATCGGCAGGTAGTTCGGCCAGCAACAGGCTGAGCCCGCGAATGGCGTTGACCATTTTGCCTTTGGCGATGGCCGGGTGAATGTTGCGTCCCACAGCGATCACTTCCAGCATATCTGCGGAGAAGGTTGCATTTTCCACGTGATAAGCACCGGCAGCGTCCAGGGTGTAAGCCACGCTCGCCTGGGCCATGTCAATCGACACATGATCGGCACCGCGACCAATTTCTTCGTCGCACGTAAACAAGATGCGC comes from the Pirellulaceae bacterium genome and includes:
- the pepT gene encoding peptidase T, giving the protein MNQSPVSKHRQPIQRDRLLSRFLRYVRVGTPANAQTQQYPSSPGQWELGRILVSQLRQMGAQDIVHDEHGLVWATIPSTMTSDCPTILFNAHLDTSPEAPAENVRPQVIDSYQGGDIRLGSSGKSICVQDTPELQSQLGGHTLITTDGTTLLGGDDKAGVAAIMELAEHLLENPQLPHGPVRILFTCDEEIGRGADHVSIDMAQASVAYTLDAAGAYHVENATFSADMLEVIAVGRNIHPAIAKGKMVNAIRGLSLLLAELPADRLTPETTCDRQGFLHPYLMTGGVGEARAHILLRDFETSKLGDYADLVGTLAKEISSRIPGLQFTINRQQQYRNMAEGLRNCPLAVELAVQAHQRLGKQPCLSAIRGGTDGAHFTAMGLPTPNLSVGQHNVHSVLEFASLDEMSYAVEHAIELLAMWAECPVS